A genomic segment from Pseudomonas mendocina encodes:
- the rlmF gene encoding 23S rRNA (adenine(1618)-N(6))-methyltransferase RlmF, whose amino-acid sequence MPQPPKRPRKPAPAAMKTAPSKGELHPRNRHQGRYDFPALIKASPELGQFVITNPYGKPSIDFANPSAVKVFNRALLAQYYGIRHWDIPDGYLCPPIPGRADYLHNLADLLATDNDGQIPRDAGIRALDIGVGANCIYPLIGHCEYGWRFIGADIAAAALASARVIITANAQLAGGIELRQQANAEHIFLGLLQPDDCIDLTLCNPPFHASADEATRGSTRKWRNLGKLDPKRKLPVLNFGGQAAELWCPGGEAAFLKRMASESAQVAGQVLWFSSLVSKGSNVELLQDWLARAGAAEVRILGMSQGQKQSRLVAWTFKDAQARVTWRQSRWR is encoded by the coding sequence ATGCCCCAGCCGCCGAAACGCCCGCGCAAGCCCGCTCCCGCAGCCATGAAGACCGCACCGAGCAAGGGCGAGCTGCATCCGCGCAATCGTCATCAGGGGCGCTACGATTTTCCCGCGTTGATCAAGGCAAGCCCCGAGCTGGGCCAATTCGTCATCACCAACCCATATGGCAAGCCAAGCATCGATTTCGCCAATCCTTCAGCGGTCAAGGTGTTCAATCGCGCGTTGCTGGCGCAGTACTACGGTATCCGCCACTGGGATATCCCCGATGGCTACCTGTGCCCACCGATTCCCGGCCGCGCCGACTACCTGCACAACCTCGCCGATCTGCTGGCGACCGACAACGACGGGCAGATACCCCGTGACGCCGGCATCCGTGCGCTGGATATCGGCGTTGGCGCCAACTGTATCTACCCGCTGATCGGTCATTGCGAATATGGCTGGCGCTTCATCGGCGCCGATATCGCTGCGGCGGCGCTGGCCTCGGCGCGCGTCATCATCACGGCCAATGCGCAGCTGGCCGGCGGCATCGAACTGCGCCAGCAGGCCAATGCCGAGCATATCTTCCTCGGCCTGCTACAGCCGGATGACTGCATCGACCTGACCCTGTGCAACCCGCCCTTCCATGCCAGTGCCGACGAGGCCACTCGCGGCAGTACGCGCAAGTGGCGCAACCTTGGCAAGCTCGACCCGAAGCGCAAGCTGCCGGTGCTCAACTTCGGTGGGCAGGCGGCCGAACTTTGGTGCCCAGGTGGCGAGGCAGCGTTTCTCAAGCGCATGGCCAGCGAAAGCGCACAAGTCGCCGGGCAGGTGCTGTGGTTCAGCAGCCTGGTGTCCAAGGGCAGTAACGTCGAGCTGCTGCAAGACTGGCTGGCCAGGGCTGGCGCGGCGGAGGTGCGCATTCTTGGCATGTCCCAGGGGCAAAAGCAGAGTCGCCTGGTGGCCTGGACCTTCAAGGACGCGCAGGCGCGCGTCACCTGGCGCCAGAGCCGCTGGCGCTGA
- a CDS encoding ArsB/NhaD family transporter, with the protein MTFAAWLTIGLFVLTYLGMAAGGIRGLRIDRSWIACCAAVLLLVSGALSMADAAHHLDPGALLLLLALMLISAQFDFSGVYAWLNRYLTEHAERPAVLLLGVVMLGGLLSAVLVNDIVAFALTPLLCRSLHLRGLEPRPFLLALALSCNAGSAASLIGNPQNILIGQAGGLDFWGYVAVAGPPALAAMGIVYAVIWLQWRHRWGEARPLVADETAVELIHGARSYIKPLLASLALLALFATALPRELSALLVAVLVMVSRRVDSRDYVSKVDWNLLLLFVGLFLVSGAALQLPQLAQGAAWLAEHGLLPQGVISLATASLVAGNLIGNVPFVVLLLGLMPELSHSVLIGLAVMSTLAGNLLLIGSVVNLIVAEGAKRQGVRIGFVDYARSGVPVTLLSMTVAGLWLALGGWLPW; encoded by the coding sequence ATGACCTTCGCTGCCTGGCTGACCATTGGCCTGTTCGTTCTTACTTACCTGGGCATGGCTGCCGGCGGAATTCGCGGTTTGCGCATCGACCGTAGCTGGATCGCCTGTTGCGCTGCCGTGTTGCTGCTGGTCAGCGGTGCGCTGAGCATGGCCGATGCGGCGCATCATCTCGACCCCGGAGCGCTGTTGCTGCTGCTGGCACTGATGCTGATCTCCGCGCAATTCGATTTTTCCGGGGTATACGCCTGGCTCAACCGTTACCTGACAGAACATGCCGAGCGTCCGGCGGTGCTGCTGTTGGGTGTGGTAATGCTCGGCGGTTTGCTCTCGGCAGTGCTGGTCAACGATATCGTCGCCTTCGCCCTGACCCCGCTGCTGTGTCGCAGCCTGCACCTGCGTGGGCTGGAGCCACGGCCATTTCTCCTGGCGCTGGCGTTGTCGTGCAATGCCGGCTCGGCAGCAAGCCTGATCGGCAATCCGCAGAACATCCTCATCGGCCAGGCCGGCGGTCTGGATTTCTGGGGTTATGTCGCCGTGGCCGGGCCGCCCGCACTGGCGGCGATGGGCATCGTCTATGCGGTGATCTGGCTGCAGTGGCGACATCGCTGGGGCGAGGCCAGGCCCTTGGTTGCCGACGAGACGGCGGTGGAGCTTATTCATGGTGCGCGCAGCTACATCAAACCGCTGCTGGCCAGCCTGGCATTGCTGGCCTTGTTCGCCACGGCGTTGCCGCGTGAACTGTCGGCGTTATTGGTGGCGGTGCTGGTGATGGTGTCGCGACGGGTGGACAGCCGCGACTACGTGAGCAAGGTGGACTGGAACCTGTTGTTGCTCTTCGTCGGCCTGTTCCTGGTCAGTGGTGCCGCGTTGCAGTTGCCGCAACTGGCGCAGGGCGCTGCCTGGCTGGCCGAGCACGGCTTGTTGCCGCAGGGCGTGATATCGCTTGCGACCGCTTCGCTGGTGGCGGGCAACCTGATCGGCAATGTGCCGTTCGTGGTGTTGCTGCTGGGGTTGATGCCGGAACTGTCGCACTCGGTGCTGATCGGCCTGGCGGTAATGTCGACTCTGGCCGGCAACCTGCTGCTGATTGGCAGCGTGGTCAATCTGATCGTCGCCGAAGGGGCGAAACGCCAGGGCGTGCGCATTGGTTTCGTCGACTACGCGCGCAGCGGCGTACCGGTGACGTTACTGAGCATGACCGTGGCCGGGCTCTGGCTGGCGTTGGGCGGCTGGTTGCCCTGGTAA